The Pogona vitticeps strain Pit_001003342236 chromosome 3, PviZW2.1, whole genome shotgun sequence genome includes a window with the following:
- the LOC144587769 gene encoding integrase/recombinase xerD homolog, protein MALAPRTCKKYGAASAEFEEFRRLRELEQLWPAPVEHIQQFIVALHWKGLTPGTIKGKLAALSFYAKANGIRDLSGDFRIRKMLEGWSREMGRRQDNRTPMSPAILEQLGDLWGTLCRDRYEEALFHAAALLAFFGAMRISELVASGKGDVSKKALQMEDVAVEEGQVRIRLRRSKTDQLGHGRMIILGQCSRRKICPVKALGEFMICRGITSGYFFQHHNRVPLTKYQFWKITDMALERAGIRDMRFGTHSFRIGAASTAAALGYDVDKIKRLGRWSSKCYEKYIRQLPNV, encoded by the coding sequence atggcacTGGCCCCGAGAACGTGTAAAAAATATGGAGCCGCAAGTGCGGAGTTTGAAGAATTTAGGAGGTTGAGGGAATTAGAGCAATTGTGGCCTGCGCCGGTGGAGCACATTCAGCAGTTCATTGTAGCGCTGCACTGGAAGGGACTGACACCTGGTACCATTAAAGGCAAGTTGGCGGCCTTAAGTTTTTACGCTAAGGCAAATGGTATTAGGGATTTGTCGGGAGACTTTAGGATCAGGAAGATGTTGGAGGGCTGGTCTCGGGAGATGGGGAGAAGGCAGGACAATAGAACTCCAATGTCACCGGCGATTCTGGAGCAGCTGGGTGATTTATGGGGTACGCTATGTAGGGATAGGTATGAAGAGGCTCTTTTTCATGCGGCAGCATTGTTAGCCTTTTTCGGTGCCATGAGAATTAGTGAATTAGTGGCTTCCGGTAAAGGGGACGTCTCGAAGAAAGCCTTACAGATGGAGGATGTAGCAGTGGAAGAGGGACAGGTGAGAATTAGGTTGAGAAGATCTAAAACGGACCAGCTGGGGCATGGTAGAATGATTATTTTGGGACAatgcagcagaagaaaaatatgtcCAGTAAAAGCATTAGGGGAATTTATGATTTGCAGGGGGATTACCAGTGGCTATTTCTTTCAACACCATAACAGAGTACCTCTCActaagtaccaattttggaagataactgacatggcgctggaaagagcaGGGATTAGAGATATGAGATTTGGCACCCATTCGTTTAGGATAGGGGCGGCCTCAACAGCAGCGGCTCTGGGATACGATGTCGATAAAATTAAACGATTGGGTAGATGGTCATCAAAGTGTTACGAAAAATATATCAGACagctacctaacgtgtag